The following proteins come from a genomic window of bacterium:
- a CDS encoding tetratricopeptide repeat protein, giving the protein MKKIIIFMVIIFLAGPAFATEYTLYKKMGLTNPKWDLDVEKGFNRYETFRYDEAMTYLERAVNSGCDDGLVLYRLAACYANDEQYKKSIEYFKRSVKSLRSRYTKHRYYSDAYYNLGSAYMRLNDLESAASQYEESIRINPKNFNALKGLGFVCYEKDNLNKAAKYFRDALDINPKDFSSLLKLATIHRRLKENDKALSYLNEALKCNPNSDKVYTSMGVTYDALGDIDKSIECFKKASKLKEDALTYSYLGIAYMKKNNFQEAESYFLKAEKINPMLKEALFNLGLLYFNNSEFDKAREQYELALQEYPDDIAALSMLGIIEEKTGNLDKAVECYQKALSLDKTIPVIHLSLANINFELKKWDAAVSHYRAFIKYSKDTTMNKEVEQKIAECEKMLSGVGRKSDDL; this is encoded by the coding sequence ATGAAAAAAATAATTATTTTTATGGTGATAATTTTTCTCGCCGGTCCGGCTTTTGCCACCGAGTACACTCTTTACAAGAAGATGGGATTGACAAACCCCAAGTGGGATCTCGATGTCGAAAAAGGTTTCAACCGCTATGAGACTTTCCGCTATGACGAAGCTATGACATATCTCGAGAGGGCTGTGAACAGCGGATGTGATGACGGGCTTGTGTTATACAGGCTGGCGGCGTGCTATGCCAATGATGAGCAGTATAAAAAATCCATCGAATATTTTAAGAGGTCGGTAAAATCACTGCGTTCAAGGTATACAAAACACAGATATTATTCAGACGCGTATTATAATCTCGGCAGCGCCTATATGAGGCTGAACGATCTGGAGTCAGCCGCTTCCCAGTATGAAGAATCTATAAGGATAAACCCGAAAAATTTTAACGCGCTGAAAGGGCTTGGTTTTGTCTGTTATGAAAAAGATAACCTGAACAAGGCCGCTAAATATTTCAGGGATGCGCTTGATATCAATCCGAAAGATTTTTCCTCTCTGCTGAAACTGGCGACCATTCACAGAAGGCTGAAGGAAAATGACAAGGCGCTTTCATATCTTAATGAAGCCTTAAAATGCAATCCGAATTCAGATAAGGTATATACGAGCATGGGAGTTACGTATGATGCGTTGGGGGACATTGATAAGTCCATAGAATGTTTTAAAAAAGCCTCAAAACTGAAAGAAGACGCCTTGACATATTCATACCTGGGAATAGCTTATATGAAGAAAAATAATTTTCAGGAAGCTGAAAGTTATTTCCTGAAAGCGGAGAAGATAAATCCCATGCTGAAAGAAGCGCTTTTCAACCTGGGCCTCTTATATTTCAACAACTCGGAGTTTGATAAGGCGAGAGAGCAATATGAGCTGGCCCTGCAGGAATATCCCGATGACATAGCCGCCCTTTCGATGCTGGGTATAATAGAGGAAAAAACCGGAAATCTCGATAAGGCCGTGGAATGTTATCAAAAGGCCCTTTCTCTCGACAAAACGATTCCTGTGATACATCTTAGTCTTGCCAATATAAATTTTGAGTTGAAAAAATGGGATGCGGCCGTGAGCCATTATCGCGCTTTTATTAAATATTCGAAAGACACAACTATGAATAAAGAGGTTGAGCAGAAAATAGCGGAGTGCGAAAAAATGTTAAGCGGCGTCGGCCGGAAAAGCGATGATTTATAA
- the guaB gene encoding IMP dehydrogenase, producing the protein MNKYKDTGLTFDDVSLVPQYADFLPSQADLRTKVAKDITLNIPFISAAMDTVTEYRMAIEMAKMGGMGIIHKNLSSEEQAKNVGRVKHYLNGLIADPITFRENQKVKDIIEEKKKHGYSFNGFPIIDDDDNLKGIITARDFKFLRNKNCRVKDAMTKKVISAPHSITINKAFEIMLKSRIGKLPIVKNSKLVGLYSFSDVKSIIEHMEPLYNRDKKHRLRVGAAIGPRDYQRLELLYENDVDIVVIDTAHGHSKGVVEMTKYVKKKHPSLSVMAGNIGTEDAARDLIRAGADSVKVGIGPGSICTTRVITGIGVPQITAVYNCARAAKGFVPVVSDGGIRNSGDVPKALAAGASCVMMGSTLAGTGESPGEKIIHEGRQYVVYRGMGSIEAMKTAAGSRERYAQYDVLNSDKLVPEGVEGLVPFAGSVEQVISQFTGGLRSSLGYNGCKTIKELQKKSRMIKVTQAGVREAHPHDVKIIKEAPNYRT; encoded by the coding sequence ATGAATAAATATAAAGATACCGGGTTGACATTTGATGATGTTTCTTTGGTCCCGCAGTATGCCGATTTTCTCCCTTCCCAGGCTGACCTCAGGACGAAGGTGGCTAAGGATATCACTCTAAATATACCTTTTATAAGCGCGGCTATGGATACAGTGACGGAATACAGGATGGCCATAGAGATGGCGAAAATGGGCGGAATGGGCATCATCCATAAGAACTTGTCATCTGAAGAACAGGCGAAAAATGTCGGGAGAGTCAAGCATTACCTGAACGGACTGATAGCGGACCCGATAACATTCAGGGAGAACCAGAAAGTAAAGGATATTATAGAGGAAAAGAAGAAACACGGATACTCTTTCAACGGTTTCCCCATTATCGATGATGACGACAATCTTAAAGGTATAATCACGGCAAGGGATTTTAAATTTCTCAGGAACAAAAACTGCCGTGTTAAAGACGCTATGACAAAGAAAGTTATTTCGGCGCCCCACAGCATAACTATTAATAAGGCTTTTGAAATAATGCTTAAGAGCAGGATAGGGAAATTGCCCATAGTTAAAAATTCAAAGCTGGTCGGCTTATACAGTTTCAGCGATGTGAAGTCGATAATAGAGCATATGGAGCCTCTATACAACAGGGACAAGAAGCACAGACTCAGGGTCGGAGCGGCCATAGGCCCGAGAGATTATCAGAGGCTTGAATTACTTTATGAAAACGATGTGGATATCGTGGTCATTGATACGGCGCACGGGCATTCCAAAGGTGTTGTTGAAATGACGAAATATGTTAAGAAAAAACATCCGTCACTGAGTGTTATGGCCGGAAATATAGGTACGGAAGATGCGGCCAGGGACCTTATAAGGGCCGGCGCCGATTCAGTTAAAGTCGGTATTGGCCCGGGCTCTATATGTACAACAAGGGTGATAACCGGCATCGGTGTTCCTCAAATAACGGCTGTCTATAACTGCGCCAGGGCTGCTAAAGGTTTTGTTCCTGTTGTTTCGGACGGGGGTATAAGGAACTCCGGAGATGTTCCCAAGGCGCTTGCCGCCGGAGCTTCCTGTGTAATGATGGGCTCCACATTGGCCGGTACGGGCGAAAGCCCGGGGGAAAAGATTATACATGAGGGAAGGCAGTATGTTGTATATAGAGGTATGGGCAGTATAGAAGCCATGAAAACTGCCGCCGGGAGCAGAGAAAGGTATGCCCAGTACGATGTTTTAAATTCCGATAAACTTGTTCCGGAAGGAGTTGAAGGATTAGTGCCTTTTGCGGGTTCCGTTGAACAGGTTATCAGCCAGTTTACGGGTGGATTGAGGTCATCTCTCGGTTATAACGGCTGTAAAACGATCAAGGAGCTTCAGAAAAAATCGCGGATGATAAAAGTAACGCAGGCGGGTGTCAGGGAAGCTCATCCTCATGATGTGAAAATAATAAAAGAGGCGCCTAATTACAGGACTTAA
- a CDS encoding PilZ domain-containing protein: MIFERRRYARINLSIKEKCYFEYWNPGRKKGFLNRSRCVLTKNISGTGLMFLSPEYIVLNTVFDSEIRLPGGYKPINCQVKVTRCDKDTTKQDFYQVGVQYIRIATDDQLSVIHFCEKKFEEMKKRLQENKDIGLDYAEF; the protein is encoded by the coding sequence GTGATATTCGAGCGCCGCAGGTATGCGAGAATCAACCTGTCGATAAAGGAAAAGTGTTATTTCGAATACTGGAACCCGGGCAGGAAAAAAGGGTTTTTAAACCGATCCCGCTGTGTTCTTACAAAAAATATCAGCGGAACAGGTTTAATGTTCCTCAGTCCAGAATATATAGTATTAAATACCGTATTTGATTCTGAAATCAGGCTCCCGGGAGGTTACAAACCTATCAACTGCCAGGTAAAAGTGACAAGATGCGACAAAGATACGACAAAACAGGATTTTTACCAGGTAGGCGTACAATATATCAGGATTGCGACCGATGACCAGCTTTCAGTAATACACTTCTGCGAAAAGAAATTTGAAGAGATGAAAAAAAGGCTGCAGGAAAATAAGGATATAGGCCTGGATTACGCTGAATTTTAA
- a CDS encoding YIP1 family protein yields the protein MISCPVCGKNFNISGEGIFECPACLSGFSVRPLSGFNVWDRRRETGFLRAFTISVCRITAEPFIFFNAVKAESSVWPAFLFCFMVFFSAALIKFAAYEAPVFIGLSFFSGPAEHLPEFLFRISSALMQPLKMLLITVFKASALHLCVILFGGKGSVGSTFRIVLYSSVAYFALLIPVAGVLLSLCWEIWLYMEGFHVAHDIPRSRSAWAVMFPILMFMLFVILGLMVFFSLTI from the coding sequence ATGATTTCTTGTCCTGTTTGCGGCAAAAATTTTAATATTTCGGGTGAAGGCATTTTTGAATGTCCCGCCTGCCTTTCCGGGTTTTCCGTTCGGCCCCTTTCGGGGTTCAATGTCTGGGATCGCCGGCGTGAAACGGGCTTTTTAAGGGCTTTTACAATCTCTGTATGCAGGATTACGGCGGAACCGTTTATCTTCTTCAATGCCGTAAAGGCTGAATCATCCGTATGGCCGGCCTTTCTATTCTGTTTTATGGTGTTTTTCTCGGCCGCGCTGATAAAATTTGCCGCCTATGAAGCGCCGGTTTTTATCGGTTTATCCTTCTTTTCCGGTCCGGCTGAACATCTTCCGGAGTTTTTATTCAGAATATCCTCGGCTCTTATGCAGCCGCTGAAAATGCTCTTGATAACCGTATTCAAAGCGTCGGCGCTCCATCTTTGTGTTATTCTTTTCGGCGGAAAAGGTTCTGTGGGGTCGACTTTCAGGATAGTTTTATATTCATCTGTCGCATATTTTGCGCTGTTGATTCCGGTTGCGGGTGTATTGCTAAGCCTGTGTTGGGAGATATGGCTTTATATGGAAGGTTTTCATGTAGCGCATGATATACCGCGATCCCGTTCCGCGTGGGCGGTTATGTTTCCGATACTGATGTTTATGTTATTTGTGATTTTAGGGCTGATGGTGTTTTTTTCGCTGACCATCTAA
- a CDS encoding pyrimidine 5'-nucleotidase, which yields MKNKNAVLLFDLDHTLYPREAGVLKNIDRNISDFLAGYFKISVEEAEKLRHGFYRQYGLSLTGLIKEYPGFDVNGYLKYVYDFDIEKMLKPAKKLRRILLKIPNFKYIFTNGLESYASRILKALDISECFRKIYGIEFMNFNCKPAVEAFLKVAEDIGRATGDFIMIDDLTQNLLTAKKLNMKTILVGKKQKDPHIDEIIKDITEISGALERLDGQRKKHHQP from the coding sequence ATGAAAAATAAAAATGCCGTCTTGCTATTCGACCTTGACCACACACTGTATCCCAGAGAGGCGGGCGTGTTAAAAAATATTGACCGGAATATTTCGGATTTTCTGGCCGGATATTTTAAGATCAGCGTAGAAGAGGCGGAAAAGTTAAGACATGGTTTTTACAGGCAATACGGGCTCTCTCTGACAGGACTGATAAAAGAATACCCCGGGTTTGATGTTAATGGTTATTTAAAATATGTTTATGATTTCGACATAGAAAAAATGCTGAAGCCCGCGAAAAAACTCAGGCGTATCCTGCTTAAAATCCCGAACTTTAAATATATATTTACAAACGGCCTTGAAAGCTACGCTTCCAGAATCCTCAAAGCCCTTGATATTTCCGAATGCTTCAGGAAAATATACGGGATAGAATTTATGAATTTCAACTGCAAGCCCGCCGTTGAAGCGTTCCTGAAAGTCGCGGAAGATATAGGACGGGCAACCGGTGATTTTATTATGATAGATGACCTGACCCAAAACCTGCTGACGGCAAAAAAACTCAACATGAAGACCATTCTGGTCGGCAAAAAACAGAAAGACCCGCATATAGATGAAATCATAAAGGACATAACAGAAATCTCCGGAGCGCTTGAAAGATTAGATGGTCAGCGAAAAAAACACCATCAGCCCTAA
- the nfi gene encoding deoxyribonuclease V (cleaves DNA at apurinic or apyrimidinic sites): MKPEIRHSFNLSFREAAELQKKLSAKISIPRKTKTIRTVCGVDVSYSLKTNLFFAGAVILSFPGMEILSSVTAKGTVSFPYVPGFLSFREIPVLRKCLLKLERKPDVIIVDGQGIAHPRKFGLAAHIGVIYNIPSIGCAKSLLIGEFNEPGIKKGSKSPLFYKGEQVGCALRTKDNVKPVFISAGNLISLKDAVKTALISAKRYRIPEPTRQAHMLVNDFRRNYEK, translated from the coding sequence GTGAAACCGGAAATCCGCCATTCTTTCAATCTGTCTTTCAGAGAAGCCGCCGAACTCCAGAAAAAGCTTTCCGCAAAAATATCAATACCGCGAAAAACAAAAACCATCAGGACGGTCTGCGGAGTCGATGTTTCTTATTCTCTGAAAACAAACCTCTTTTTCGCCGGCGCCGTTATCCTCTCTTTTCCCGGTATGGAAATCTTATCTTCCGTTACGGCAAAAGGAACTGTATCTTTTCCATATGTCCCCGGTTTTCTCTCCTTCAGGGAAATACCCGTCCTCCGGAAATGCCTGCTCAAGCTTGAACGGAAGCCGGATGTCATCATCGTTGACGGGCAGGGGATCGCTCATCCGAGAAAATTCGGTCTGGCCGCCCACATCGGAGTTATATACAACATTCCGTCAATAGGCTGCGCAAAATCCCTGCTTATAGGCGAATTCAATGAACCGGGCATAAAAAAAGGGAGTAAATCGCCGCTCTTCTATAAAGGGGAACAAGTCGGCTGCGCCCTGCGCACAAAAGACAATGTAAAACCTGTTTTCATATCAGCGGGAAACCTGATTTCATTAAAGGACGCGGTTAAGACAGCCCTTATAAGCGCAAAACGTTACAGGATACCCGAACCGACCAGGCAGGCGCATATGCTTGTAAACGACTTCAGGAGAAATTATGAAAAATAA
- a CDS encoding homocysteine S-methyltransferase family protein: MRFVSVEFDKLLKTGKKLICDGAMGTQLIERGLKAGECPELWNIEKSPVIKDIHSSYIDAGAQMIITNTFGGNLPKLRNYNLQDKADIINKEAVRIAIEAGSGRAAVLGGIGPTGQFLEPLGTCSKEEFREIFHRQSKSLADAGSDAIIIETMTDVNELAVAVEAAASVKLPVIASMSFAKDVNRDDYHTVMGVDIKTFVSRAEECGASVICVNCGTGPHDILKVVERIAALTSLPVMAEPNAGLPRYENGQTFYKQSPEEFASKAVLIFKAGALIVGGCCGTTPEHIRKLSVLLNK; this comes from the coding sequence ATGAGGTTTGTTTCAGTGGAATTCGATAAATTATTAAAAACAGGAAAAAAACTCATCTGCGACGGGGCTATGGGTACCCAGTTAATAGAGCGCGGCCTTAAGGCCGGGGAATGCCCCGAACTCTGGAATATTGAAAAATCTCCCGTTATCAAAGATATACATTCCTCATATATTGATGCGGGAGCTCAAATGATAATAACCAATACATTCGGCGGTAATTTGCCAAAACTCAGGAATTATAATCTGCAGGATAAAGCCGATATTATCAACAAAGAAGCTGTAAGAATCGCTATTGAGGCAGGTTCCGGCAGGGCAGCGGTTTTAGGCGGCATAGGTCCGACCGGACAATTCCTCGAACCTCTGGGAACCTGTTCAAAGGAGGAATTCCGTGAAATATTCCACCGGCAATCGAAATCTCTCGCGGATGCCGGCTCAGATGCCATAATCATTGAAACAATGACAGACGTTAATGAACTCGCCGTGGCCGTAGAAGCCGCGGCTTCCGTAAAACTTCCGGTAATCGCTTCCATGTCATTCGCAAAAGATGTTAACAGGGATGATTACCATACTGTTATGGGGGTTGACATCAAGACATTTGTAAGCCGGGCCGAAGAATGCGGGGCAAGCGTCATCTGCGTTAACTGCGGAACCGGGCCGCACGATATACTCAAGGTGGTCGAAAGAATCGCGGCATTAACTTCCCTGCCGGTTATGGCTGAACCCAACGCGGGGCTTCCCCGATATGAAAACGGTCAGACGTTTTATAAGCAGTCGCCCGAAGAATTCGCATCGAAAGCAGTTCTTATATTTAAAGCAGGCGCGCTTATAGTCGGCGGGTGCTGCGGCACCACACCCGAACATATCAGAAAATTATCTGTCTTATTAAACAAGTGA
- the galE gene encoding UDP-glucose 4-epimerase GalE → MKVLITGGAGYIGSVTAELLVKSNHDVIVLDNLSEGHKAAVPEECGLIIADIADEQKLDALFTANKIGAVMHFAANCYVGESVKDPVKYYSNNVLCSLILLNKCVRHKVKKFIFSSSCATYGVPGKIPITEDEKQLPVNPYGETKLAFEKALVWYSSAYGIRYSILRYFNAAGATEKLGEDHRPETHLIPLIMECAAGKRETLEIFGTDYDTPDGTCIRDYIHVSDIARAHILAMESGFSDCYNLGNGSGYSVMEVIKAAEKITGKKIKTVETGRREGDPPALVGSSKKISEKLGWKPEYASIEKIISSAWNWHKKNPEGYKSKIQNTKL, encoded by the coding sequence ATGAAAGTGTTAATCACCGGCGGCGCCGGCTATATAGGCAGTGTGACAGCGGAACTGCTTGTAAAATCAAATCACGATGTGATCGTGCTCGACAATCTTTCTGAGGGGCATAAAGCCGCCGTTCCCGAAGAATGCGGCTTAATAATCGCCGATATTGCGGACGAACAAAAACTCGACGCCCTTTTCACGGCAAACAAAATCGGCGCCGTAATGCATTTTGCGGCAAACTGCTATGTGGGGGAATCCGTAAAAGACCCCGTAAAATATTATAGTAATAATGTATTATGCAGCCTGATACTGTTGAATAAATGCGTCCGGCATAAAGTGAAAAAATTTATCTTTTCATCTTCCTGCGCCACCTACGGCGTGCCGGGGAAAATTCCCATCACCGAAGATGAGAAACAGCTGCCCGTAAACCCGTACGGCGAAACAAAACTTGCCTTTGAAAAAGCCCTGGTATGGTATTCCAGTGCTTACGGAATCAGATATTCTATCCTGAGGTATTTCAATGCGGCGGGAGCCACCGAAAAGCTCGGGGAAGACCACAGGCCTGAAACACATCTCATCCCCCTGATCATGGAGTGCGCCGCCGGCAAAAGGGAAACACTGGAGATATTCGGCACGGATTATGACACTCCCGACGGTACGTGCATAAGGGATTACATCCATGTATCCGACATCGCCCGGGCCCATATACTCGCAATGGAAAGCGGCTTTTCAGATTGTTACAACCTCGGCAACGGCAGCGGTTACTCGGTTATGGAAGTAATAAAAGCCGCCGAAAAAATCACCGGAAAAAAGATAAAAACCGTTGAAACCGGGCGGAGAGAAGGCGACCCTCCCGCGCTGGTAGGCAGTTCGAAGAAAATATCGGAAAAACTCGGATGGAAGCCTGAATACGCTTCTATTGAAAAAATAATCTCATCGGCGTGGAACTGGCACAAGAAGAATCCTGAAGGATATAAATCAAAAATTCAAAATACTAAACTCTAA
- a CDS encoding tetratricopeptide repeat protein has protein sequence MRYKRHKIKITREALKHDGFVDFISKCVELYNTYKTKILIIVCFLGAVLLLGFTYWFYLEKQTDNASFALYKAANREELEAVFNRFPGTDSGKIALYLAATSYVKTGDVQKALQLFEKFIDLYPSNYLIPDAMIAVSCIKIDAGKRDEALTILDKLIDRYPFSYVTPEALAYKGMILEEEGELHEALIQYKKIAETYPGSFWVNDAEQKISILSSNLKL, from the coding sequence ATGAGATACAAACGCCATAAAATCAAGATAACAAGAGAAGCCCTAAAACATGACGGTTTTGTTGATTTTATCAGCAAATGTGTTGAATTATACAACACTTATAAAACAAAAATTCTTATTATTGTCTGTTTTTTGGGAGCGGTCCTTCTTTTAGGGTTTACATATTGGTTTTACCTTGAAAAACAGACTGATAATGCATCTTTTGCTCTGTATAAAGCTGCCAATAGAGAAGAACTGGAGGCTGTTTTTAACCGTTTTCCCGGCACGGATTCCGGTAAAATAGCGCTTTATTTGGCTGCAACATCGTATGTTAAGACCGGTGATGTCCAAAAAGCCCTTCAGTTATTTGAAAAGTTTATAGACCTCTACCCTTCAAATTATCTTATACCGGATGCTATGATCGCCGTTTCTTGTATCAAAATCGATGCGGGCAAACGGGATGAAGCGTTAACCATACTGGATAAGTTGATTGACAGGTATCCGTTCAGTTATGTGACTCCGGAAGCTTTGGCATATAAAGGAATGATACTTGAAGAAGAAGGCGAGTTGCATGAGGCATTAATACAGTATAAGAAAATAGCCGAAACATATCCCGGCAGTTTTTGGGTTAATGATGCCGAACAAAAGATCTCGATTTTAAGCTCAAATCTGAAGCTGTAA
- a CDS encoding alginate export family protein, producing MKKFLLASLALIFVLSSAAIAEVQNVKVGGEIRVRGYYEDNRADLSTENKFPGTRPTDAWMYRWNPRDEQVPNDTLSAQHWSDEDSYILQRTQVYVEADLTDNVLVRVTLEANGAWGSNDGDDNINSPLRGGTENWDAGIVEAWLQVSELYYSPLTIKVGRQYLNYGTGFMISDKEKFWNFDAVKAVLDFYPWTLDLIYAKLAENTDREFQVRNSNTNAIMDTRRDWDLYGANLRYSADFWNIEAYIFATQNTTDTSHYANDPLRVAYTSYTNGVGWADVNGRLVPNDLAPSVVGIRGDVRPVEQLDVWGEFAYEFGTRGGIARWATGNDRTIQNPLEETDEIELSAFAVDCGLTYTFDWTWEPAVTLAYTYASGSSDNVIEETDSAGNRIRHWDKESHAFYPLFDYDYYGYAFSPMLSNIHIFNAGISLLPLENVELVVDYYHYEQARTNQNELGASAGLYPVVGNPFMDNGGVSAPTNGKEKSLGDEIDVTVNYDYSEDVSVQLIAAYFIPGGAFDNVTDEKEVIEVRGELKVNF from the coding sequence ATGAAGAAGTTTCTATTAGCATCTTTGGCGCTGATTTTCGTTCTGTCATCTGCAGCGATTGCTGAAGTTCAGAATGTTAAAGTCGGCGGCGAAATCAGGGTCCGCGGTTATTATGAAGATAACAGAGCAGACCTTTCTACAGAAAACAAATTCCCCGGCACCAGGCCGACCGACGCATGGATGTATCGTTGGAATCCACGGGATGAACAGGTCCCTAACGATACCCTGAGCGCTCAGCACTGGAGTGACGAGGATAGTTACATCCTTCAGAGAACTCAGGTATATGTAGAAGCCGACCTTACTGACAATGTTCTTGTACGTGTAACATTGGAAGCAAACGGCGCCTGGGGCTCTAATGATGGAGATGACAACATAAATTCTCCTTTAAGAGGCGGAACAGAGAACTGGGATGCAGGAATTGTTGAAGCATGGCTGCAGGTATCAGAACTCTATTATTCTCCTCTTACAATCAAGGTTGGACGTCAGTACCTTAATTATGGTACGGGCTTCATGATCAGCGACAAGGAAAAATTCTGGAATTTCGACGCTGTTAAAGCGGTTCTTGATTTCTATCCTTGGACACTGGACCTTATCTATGCAAAACTTGCTGAAAATACGGACAGAGAATTCCAGGTTCGTAACAGCAATACAAACGCTATTATGGATACCAGAAGAGACTGGGATCTTTATGGCGCAAACCTGAGATATTCTGCTGATTTCTGGAATATTGAAGCTTATATATTCGCAACGCAGAATACAACAGACACCAGCCACTATGCTAATGACCCTCTGAGGGTTGCTTACACCTCTTATACTAACGGTGTAGGCTGGGCAGATGTTAACGGAAGGCTTGTTCCTAATGATTTAGCTCCTTCCGTAGTTGGTATCCGTGGCGATGTTCGCCCTGTAGAACAACTTGATGTCTGGGGTGAATTTGCATATGAATTCGGTACACGCGGCGGTATAGCTCGCTGGGCTACCGGTAACGACAGAACAATCCAGAACCCGCTTGAAGAAACAGATGAAATCGAACTTTCAGCGTTTGCGGTTGACTGCGGTTTAACCTATACATTTGACTGGACATGGGAACCTGCAGTTACTCTTGCGTATACATACGCGAGCGGCAGTTCGGATAATGTAATAGAAGAAACAGACAGCGCCGGTAACAGGATCAGACATTGGGACAAAGAAAGCCACGCTTTCTATCCTCTGTTTGACTACGACTATTATGGATACGCGTTTTCACCGATGCTTTCAAACATCCATATTTTCAATGCGGGAATCAGCCTTCTCCCTCTTGAAAATGTAGAATTAGTCGTTGATTATTATCACTATGAACAGGCAAGGACTAACCAGAATGAACTCGGCGCGTCAGCCGGTCTTTATCCTGTAGTTGGAAACCCGTTCATGGATAACGGCGGCGTTTCTGCTCCTACTAACGGAAAAGAAAAGTCTCTCGGAGATGAAATCGACGTGACTGTTAACTACGACTACTCGGAAGATGTAAGCGTTCAGCTTATTGCCGCTTATTTCATACCTGGTGGCGCATTTGACAACGTAACTGATGAGAAAGAAGTAATAGAAGTACGTGGAGAACTTAAGGTTAATTTCTAA
- the hpt gene encoding hypoxanthine phosphoribosyltransferase yields MKNDIEKIIFSRFEIAAKIRGLVRNIMKDFKREKTLVMVALLKGSVIFLADLIRQIDRSVEFDFIGTSSYKGGTISEASVEIYKDLVFEVKGKSVILVDDILDTGKTAKVVMKHLLDKGAKQVKLCVLLDKPSRREVDIKADYAGFTIDDVFVVGYGLDFKDKYRNLPYIAVLKKKHYN; encoded by the coding sequence ATGAAAAATGACATAGAAAAAATAATATTTTCACGCTTTGAAATAGCGGCAAAAATCAGGGGACTTGTCCGGAATATAATGAAAGATTTTAAGCGTGAAAAGACGCTTGTAATGGTAGCTCTTTTAAAAGGCAGTGTAATTTTCCTTGCGGATTTAATAAGGCAGATTGACAGGTCAGTTGAATTCGATTTTATAGGCACTTCAAGTTATAAGGGGGGCACTATTTCAGAGGCTTCTGTGGAAATATATAAAGACCTTGTATTTGAAGTAAAAGGGAAATCCGTGATACTGGTTGATGATATACTCGATACGGGAAAGACCGCGAAAGTTGTAATGAAGCATTTGCTCGATAAGGGAGCCAAGCAGGTTAAATTATGTGTTCTTCTTGATAAGCCTTCGAGAAGAGAAGTGGATATAAAAGCGGATTATGCGGGTTTTACGATAGATGATGTTTTTGTTGTGGGTTATGGCCTTGATTTTAAAGATAAATACAGAAACCTTCCGTATATAGCCGTATTGAAGAAAAAACATTATAACTAA